The following are encoded in a window of Telmatobacter sp. DSM 110680 genomic DNA:
- a CDS encoding cytochrome ubiquinol oxidase subunit I, with amino-acid sequence MNYPFWDIPHLGSGWVIGLIAIYHVMISQFAVGGGFYLPLAERKAMLMTDPQNRADWLKQLASHSKFFLILTAVFGTVSGVGIWFAIGLTHPEATSTLIHNFVFGWAMEWVFFMVELTTIAVYYYTWNRIPEKLHLKVGWVYAGASAATLIIINGILSFMLTPGDTWIGVAGTGHEASKFWNAFFNPTYWPSLLLRTCVCASLAGIWALITASRIDGDKQPELKTSMVQWSVKWLVPSFVAMPFLMIWYYAMVPASQRALLTLGIDTINSGTFSTVTRMALIIIVTSATIIFVAYFLAYRNPKEFNLSHALAVLLLALMATGAGEYSREMLRKPFVIGRWMYSNGVRVPYVSKINAQGYLANSAWVWNGSASSYSRGEAIFRGECGSCHTLQGYRPLAHLLEGRDRANIRNFIVMLHENKVDSPYRKFMPPMVGTDQDVSDLTDFLNAQVNPLAPSTQKPLLTARK; translated from the coding sequence ATGAACTATCCGTTTTGGGATATACCGCATTTAGGGTCGGGATGGGTGATCGGGCTGATCGCCATCTATCACGTCATGATTTCGCAATTCGCTGTGGGTGGCGGTTTCTATCTGCCGCTGGCGGAGCGCAAGGCGATGCTCATGACCGATCCGCAGAATCGCGCGGACTGGCTAAAGCAGCTCGCGAGCCATTCGAAGTTCTTCCTCATATTGACCGCCGTCTTCGGCACCGTGTCGGGCGTAGGGATATGGTTTGCCATCGGACTCACGCATCCCGAGGCAACCAGCACCTTGATTCACAACTTCGTATTTGGATGGGCGATGGAGTGGGTCTTCTTCATGGTTGAGCTGACCACGATCGCGGTTTACTACTACACATGGAATCGCATTCCTGAGAAGCTTCATCTGAAGGTAGGTTGGGTGTATGCCGGCGCCTCTGCTGCCACACTCATCATCATCAACGGCATTTTGTCGTTCATGCTCACGCCCGGCGATACCTGGATCGGTGTTGCGGGAACAGGGCACGAAGCCAGTAAATTTTGGAATGCGTTTTTTAACCCGACGTATTGGCCAAGCCTTCTGCTGCGTACCTGTGTTTGCGCTTCCCTGGCCGGCATCTGGGCTCTCATCACCGCCAGCCGCATCGATGGGGACAAGCAGCCTGAGCTCAAGACCAGCATGGTGCAGTGGAGTGTAAAGTGGCTGGTTCCGTCGTTCGTGGCCATGCCATTCTTGATGATCTGGTACTACGCCATGGTTCCGGCATCGCAGCGCGCGCTGCTGACCCTGGGCATCGACACGATCAACTCCGGCACCTTCTCCACCGTCACCCGCATGGCGCTCATCATCATTGTGACCTCCGCGACGATCATCTTTGTTGCTTACTTCCTGGCCTATCGCAATCCGAAGGAATTCAATCTTTCGCATGCTCTGGCGGTTCTTCTACTCGCTCTGATGGCGACTGGCGCTGGCGAGTATTCGCGCGAGATGCTGCGCAAGCCATTCGTGATCGGCCGCTGGATGTACTCCAATGGCGTGCGCGTACCGTATGTGAGCAAGATCAACGCGCAGGGCTATCTCGCGAACTCGGCGTGGGTGTGGAATGGTTCGGCCTCAAGCTATTCGCGGGGAGAGGCGATCTTCCGCGGAGAGTGCGGATCGTGCCACACGCTACAAGGCTATCGGCCCCTGGCGCATCTATTAGAAGGGCGCGATCGCGCCAACATTCGCAACTTCATCGTGATGCTGCATGAGAACAAGGTTGACTCGCCGTATCGCAAGTTCATGCCGCCCATGGTGGGAACCGACCAGGATGTCAGTGATCTAACTGATTTTCTGAATGCGCAGGTCAACCCACTTGCTCCCAGTACTCAAAAGCCATTGCTAACGGCGCGGAAATAA
- a CDS encoding two-component regulator propeller domain-containing protein has product MENGLPQNTVKAMAQTRDGFLWLGTEVGLVRFDGTNFVLFDQDSKTALPGNDVHCLLAGDDGALWIGTSDGLARLKDGAVTTFTTANGLPSNSIRSLYKSPEGEVIVSTENGGVGIEGSRVVPVSDQRMGGPPALLRAELADKYYTIVNKTTVEISHNGRTEQSFAVGKELPGTRIQTAYADREGGLWIGTNGGLVRWTENKSGNKIDRFPLTDPLATTSILSILEDREGNIWVGTETGGLHILRDERFRTFGARDGLSSDATTTVVEDNSGTLWIGTSGSGLNAFAHNGSSFTKVKTLDVRNGLYSDVILSLAAAPNGDIWVGTPDGLNRIHNGVVSPFPSADGLPDEFIRSLLVDADGSLWIGTRRGLAHWNPGSPGNQMDIFTQATGLGSDLVGAMARDTRGNLWVATLAGLSRLQDPHLQGSTKPSISNFTATEGLSSNVITALLPRQDGTLLIGTNGQGWNLWDGQHFSPVARTGLNHTAIHAILDDEHGHLWFATANGIARCDCDMAGGCSHWMEFGPADGLRGREMATNSHPSAWRSRDGWLWFATPKGLVAIDPAHFPVNTVPPPVALIRFAADDVDQPLYETDRLKVQAGHNHFQFDYAGLSFTAPQKVRYRFMLEGFDHQWTEAGARRSAYYTNIPPGNYTFRVQAANNDGLWNSDGAALAFTLRPHFYQTVWFYILLAALAAGLIVLILRLRLLRAKRQFDAVLAERNRIAREVHDTLAQGYVGVSVQLEVLSELLRYNKTEAAIKHLDTARQHVREGLAEARQSIWALRSQDSGENTLPVKLRRSTEQANGNGIEASFSLYGAYRPMPEEKEREFLRVGQEAIHNVKKHAGATHLVVQLEYGPAEIALVVRDDGRGFEVKDGADSPPGHYGLTGMRERADAIGGTLEVNSERGSGTTVRLQVMTPKDAQERSGN; this is encoded by the coding sequence ATGGAGAACGGGCTCCCGCAAAATACCGTGAAGGCCATGGCGCAAACCCGCGACGGATTTCTGTGGCTCGGCACAGAAGTCGGGTTAGTTCGCTTTGACGGCACCAACTTCGTCCTTTTCGATCAGGACTCAAAAACCGCTTTGCCTGGAAATGATGTGCACTGCCTTCTCGCCGGAGATGATGGGGCTCTCTGGATCGGCACCAGTGACGGGTTGGCGCGGCTGAAGGATGGCGCGGTGACGACCTTCACCACCGCCAACGGCCTGCCGAGTAACTCAATACGTTCTTTGTACAAATCTCCGGAGGGAGAGGTCATCGTCTCTACCGAAAATGGCGGTGTCGGCATTGAGGGGTCACGCGTCGTACCTGTCTCTGATCAACGCATGGGTGGCCCACCTGCGCTCCTTCGCGCGGAGTTGGCCGACAAATACTACACGATCGTCAATAAAACAACCGTGGAGATATCGCATAACGGCCGCACAGAACAGAGTTTCGCTGTCGGCAAAGAGCTCCCCGGCACACGTATCCAGACGGCATATGCCGACCGCGAAGGCGGCCTCTGGATCGGCACCAACGGTGGCCTTGTTCGCTGGACAGAAAACAAGAGCGGGAACAAGATCGATCGCTTCCCTCTTACCGACCCTCTCGCCACGACCTCCATCCTCTCCATCCTTGAAGACCGCGAAGGCAACATCTGGGTTGGCACCGAAACCGGCGGCCTACACATCCTGCGCGATGAACGTTTCCGCACCTTTGGTGCGCGCGATGGCCTCTCTTCCGACGCTACGACTACCGTTGTCGAAGACAATTCCGGCACGCTGTGGATTGGCACCAGCGGCAGCGGGCTGAACGCCTTCGCGCACAATGGAAGTTCCTTCACAAAGGTGAAAACTCTAGACGTCCGCAACGGACTATATAGCGATGTAATTCTTTCGCTCGCCGCGGCACCCAACGGAGATATCTGGGTCGGGACTCCCGACGGATTGAACCGTATTCACAACGGCGTCGTCAGTCCTTTCCCTTCGGCGGACGGCCTGCCGGATGAATTCATTCGTTCCCTTCTGGTCGATGCTGACGGCTCGCTTTGGATCGGCACGCGACGCGGCCTCGCCCACTGGAACCCCGGCTCACCCGGCAACCAGATGGACATCTTCACCCAGGCAACGGGACTGGGCAGCGATCTTGTGGGCGCCATGGCCCGCGACACACGCGGCAACTTGTGGGTGGCTACGCTTGCTGGACTTTCGCGCCTTCAAGACCCGCATCTTCAGGGCAGCACCAAACCGTCCATCAGCAATTTCACCGCGACTGAAGGCCTCTCCAGCAACGTCATCACCGCTCTGCTTCCGCGCCAAGACGGAACCCTGCTGATTGGCACCAATGGCCAGGGATGGAATCTGTGGGACGGCCAGCATTTTTCTCCGGTCGCGCGAACCGGCCTGAATCACACCGCCATTCACGCCATCCTCGACGACGAACACGGACACTTGTGGTTTGCCACCGCCAACGGCATCGCGCGCTGTGACTGCGACATGGCCGGAGGCTGCTCGCACTGGATGGAATTCGGCCCCGCAGACGGTCTTCGTGGACGCGAGATGGCCACCAACAGCCATCCTTCTGCATGGCGCTCACGCGATGGGTGGCTGTGGTTTGCGACACCCAAGGGTCTGGTCGCAATCGATCCCGCTCACTTCCCCGTCAACACCGTGCCTCCGCCGGTTGCGCTCATCCGCTTCGCCGCCGACGATGTCGATCAGCCGTTGTACGAGACAGACCGATTGAAGGTTCAGGCCGGACACAATCATTTTCAATTCGACTACGCGGGACTGAGTTTCACCGCACCTCAGAAAGTGCGCTATCGCTTCATGCTGGAAGGCTTCGATCACCAATGGACCGAAGCCGGCGCGCGTCGCTCCGCCTATTACACCAACATTCCGCCGGGCAACTACACCTTTCGCGTGCAGGCGGCAAACAACGACGGCCTCTGGAACAGCGACGGAGCAGCGCTCGCGTTCACCCTCCGCCCACACTTCTATCAGACCGTCTGGTTCTACATTCTGCTGGCTGCGCTAGCTGCCGGGCTCATTGTCCTCATCCTGCGCCTTCGCCTTTTGCGTGCGAAGCGACAATTCGACGCTGTGCTGGCGGAACGCAACCGGATCGCGCGCGAAGTGCATGACACTCTTGCGCAGGGCTATGTGGGCGTATCGGTCCAACTTGAAGTGCTGTCCGAGTTGCTCCGCTATAACAAGACTGAAGCCGCGATCAAGCATCTCGACACTGCCCGCCAGCATGTACGCGAAGGTCTCGCTGAAGCGCGTCAATCGATCTGGGCTTTACGCTCGCAGGATTCCGGCGAAAACACGCTTCCGGTAAAGCTGCGCCGTTCTACCGAGCAAGCCAACGGAAACGGCATTGAGGCGTCCTTCAGCCTCTACGGTGCCTACCGTCCAATGCCTGAGGAGAAGGAACGCGAATTCCTGCGCGTTGGGCAGGAGGCCATCCATAATGTGAAGAAGCACGCTGGGGCCACGCACCTCGTCGTTCAGCTTGAGTATGGACCGGCCGAGATTGCGCTGGTGGTGCGCGATGATGGACGCGGCTTTGAAGTTAAGGACGGAGCTGATTCTCCTCCGGGACACTACGGGCTTACGGGAATGCGAGAGCGGGCAGACGCGATTGGCGGCACGCTTGAAGTGAATAGCGAAAGAGGATCGGGTACAACCGTACGCCTGCAAGTGATGACACCGAAGGACGCACAGGAAAGGTCGGGGAATTGA
- a CDS encoding response regulator transcription factor, whose protein sequence is MAVQENIRVLVVEDHHVVRQGLVALLNVVDGIEVVGEAADGVEAITQFRKCQPNVTLIDLRMPRLSGVEVIQRIRMETPAARFIVLTTYDGDEDIFRALQAGARAYLLKGMTTDDLVATIRTVHAGRSHIPPAIAQRLAERVGTEELTPREFDVLEQIVGGCSNKEIATALEISEATVKTHINSLLGKLGVTDRTQAATAAIQRGIVTLESLRKPKP, encoded by the coding sequence ATGGCGGTTCAGGAAAACATCCGTGTTCTCGTGGTGGAAGATCATCACGTGGTGCGCCAGGGCCTCGTAGCCCTTCTCAATGTAGTGGATGGCATCGAAGTGGTGGGTGAAGCTGCAGACGGCGTCGAAGCCATCACGCAGTTTCGCAAATGCCAGCCGAACGTAACCCTGATTGATCTGCGCATGCCCCGGCTTTCCGGTGTTGAGGTTATTCAGCGCATTCGCATGGAGACGCCGGCGGCGCGCTTCATCGTGCTCACCACCTACGATGGCGATGAGGATATATTCCGCGCATTGCAAGCGGGCGCGCGCGCTTATTTACTTAAGGGGATGACCACCGATGATCTCGTCGCCACCATCCGTACCGTGCATGCAGGCCGTTCTCACATTCCTCCCGCGATTGCGCAGCGGCTTGCAGAGCGTGTTGGTACAGAAGAACTAACTCCGCGCGAATTCGACGTTCTGGAGCAGATCGTGGGCGGTTGCAGCAACAAGGAAATTGCTACAGCGCTTGAAATCTCCGAGGCCACCGTCAAGACTCATATCAACAGCCTGCTTGGAAAGCTTGGAGTTACCGATCGAACCCAGGCCGCCACGGCCGCGATCCAGCGCGGCATCGTCACGTTGGAATCTTTGCGAAAACCAAAGCCATAA
- a CDS encoding DUF805 domain-containing protein: protein MSWFLLAWQRAADFSGRSRRKEYWYFQLFNAIVMIFIGLFAIAFSDQGKPAMIPFGVMFAYGLILVVPSLSVTIRRLHDIGKSGWWYFIAFIPLIGGIILFVFTLFDSEPYANQWGLDPKASERAIVPPYAMPR, encoded by the coding sequence ATGTCCTGGTTCCTTCTCGCCTGGCAGAGAGCCGCAGACTTCAGCGGCCGGTCCCGCCGCAAAGAATACTGGTACTTCCAGCTATTCAACGCCATCGTGATGATATTCATTGGACTGTTTGCCATAGCCTTTTCTGATCAAGGTAAACCGGCAATGATTCCATTCGGCGTTATGTTCGCGTATGGACTCATACTCGTCGTCCCGTCGCTGTCCGTCACGATCCGCCGCCTTCATGACATCGGCAAAAGCGGCTGGTGGTACTTCATCGCCTTCATCCCGTTAATCGGCGGCATTATTCTTTTCGTGTTCACCTTGTTTGACAGCGAACCCTACGCCAACCAGTGGGGACTTGACCCCAAGGCATCTGAACGCGCGATCGTCCCGCCGTACGCCATGCCGCGCTGA